GTTGCCGGTCACCGAGATGGTGTCCAGGCCGCGGAAGGCGCGTTCCAGCGTGTAGCGCATGGCGCGCGTCTGCGACATGATCTGGATGTCCAGACCCTTGGTGTCGTGCTCCTTCAGGTAAACCTGTACCTTCTTGATGACTTCGTTCTCGTGCGGACGGTAGGAATCGAGCCAGAACACGGCAGGCATGCCCGAGTTGCGCGCGCGCGTGACGGCCAGCTTGACCCAGTCGCGGATCGGGGCGTCCTTGACCTGGCACATGCGCCAGATATCGCCCTCTTCCACCGTTTGCGTCAGCAGCACTTCGCCCGTTTCCAGGTCGGTGATGTTGGCGGTGCCGCCTTCAGGCACTTCAAACGTCTTGTCGTGCGAACCGTATTCTTCCGCTTGCTGCGCCATCAGGCCTACGTTCGGCACGGTGCCCATGGTCTTCGGATCGAAGTTGCCATGCCATTTGCAGAAGCCGATCATTTCCTGGTAGATGCGTGCGAAAGTCGATTCCGGCATGACTGCCTTGACGTCTTTCGGACGGCCGTCGGCACCCCACATCTTGCCGCCGATACGGATCATGGCCGGCATCGACGCGTCGACGATGATGTCGTTCGGCGAATGGAAGTTGGTGATGCCCTTGGCCGAATCGACCATGGCCAGTTCCGGACGATGCGCGTGGCAGGCGTGCAGGTCCTTGAGGATTTCATCCTTTTGCGACGCTGGCAACGTGTCGATCTTGTCGTACAGGTTGCTCATGCCATTGTTGACATTCACGCCCAGCTTGTCGAACAGTTCGGCGTGCTTGGCAAACGCGTCCTTGTAGAAGATACGCACGCAGTGGCCGAAGACGATCGGGTGCGAGACCTTCATCATGGTGGCCTTGACGTGCAGCGAGAACATCACGCCCGTCTTGAAGGCGTCGTCGATTTCCTTCTCGTAGAACTCCAGCAGTGCTTTCTTGCTCATGAACATGCTGTCGATGATCTCGCCCGCTTGCAGCGAAACCTTCGGTTTCAGCACGATGGTCTTGCCCGAGGCTGTGACCAGTTCCATCTTGACATCGCGCGCTTTTTCCAGGGTCAGCGATTTTTCGCCGTGGTAGAAGTCGCCATGGTGCATGTGCGAGACGTGGGTTTGCGACGACTGGCTCCACTCGCCCATCGAGTGCGGGTGCTTGCGCGCATACTCTTTGACGGCTTTCGGTGCGCGGCGGTCGGAATTGCCTTCACGCAGGACCGGGTTGACCGAGCTGCCGATGCATTTGCCGTAGCGGGCCTTCAAGGCTTTTTCTTCTTCGGTCTTCGCATCTTCCGGATAGTCGGGCAGCTTGTAGCCACGGCCTTGCAGTTCGCGCACGCAAGCGATCAACTGGCCTTGCGAGGCGCTGATGTTCGGCAGCTTGATGATGTTGGTGTCCGGATTCTGGGTCAATTTGCCCAGTTCAGCCAGGGTATTCGGGACTTTTTGCGCGTCCGTCAGGAATTCGGGAAATTCAGCCAGTACACGTGCCGCCACCGAAATATCGCTGGACACCACGTCCACGCCAGCCGGCGCGGTGAATTTTTTGATAATCGGCAGCAGGGAATACGTCGCGAGCAGCGGCGCCTCGTCAGTCAGCGTGTAGATGATTTTGGATTTTTGTGTTGCCATGTTCATTCCCTTGTATGCGGTGATGCCTGGTGGTTAACTTTCTTCATTCCAAACACAGGACGGTTAGCCTTGCTTTGGACGGCTAGTGTGCCGGCGGTGACGCCGTGCTTGCCCACCGCGTATTTTAGACTGTCCTGCCGCTGTTTGTGTATCCGATGGCGACGAATCTTATATAAGACAGCAAATATCCGGAACTACCGGGCCAGAATGGCCATTTTCCGCCTTGAA
This window of the Janthinobacterium agaricidamnosum genome carries:
- a CDS encoding NADP-dependent isocitrate dehydrogenase, which produces MATQKSKIIYTLTDEAPLLATYSLLPIIKKFTAPAGVDVVSSDISVAARVLAEFPEFLTDAQKVPNTLAELGKLTQNPDTNIIKLPNISASQGQLIACVRELQGRGYKLPDYPEDAKTEEEKALKARYGKCIGSSVNPVLREGNSDRRAPKAVKEYARKHPHSMGEWSQSSQTHVSHMHHGDFYHGEKSLTLEKARDVKMELVTASGKTIVLKPKVSLQAGEIIDSMFMSKKALLEFYEKEIDDAFKTGVMFSLHVKATMMKVSHPIVFGHCVRIFYKDAFAKHAELFDKLGVNVNNGMSNLYDKIDTLPASQKDEILKDLHACHAHRPELAMVDSAKGITNFHSPNDIIVDASMPAMIRIGGKMWGADGRPKDVKAVMPESTFARIYQEMIGFCKWHGNFDPKTMGTVPNVGLMAQQAEEYGSHDKTFEVPEGGTANITDLETGEVLLTQTVEEGDIWRMCQVKDAPIRDWVKLAVTRARNSGMPAVFWLDSYRPHENEVIKKVQVYLKEHDTKGLDIQIMSQTRAMRYTLERAFRGLDTISVTGNILRDYLTDLFPILELGTSAKMLSIVPLMAGGGMYETGAGGSAPKHVKQLVEENHLRWDSLGEFLALAVSLEDMGIKTGNAKAKILAKTLDEATGKLLDNNKSPSPRTGELDNRGSHFYLAMYWAQALAAQKDDAELAAHFAPVAKALADNEEKIVAELKAVQGKETDIGGYYLPDPAKTEAVMRPSASLNAVLDTI